A single genomic interval of Bradyrhizobium sp. AZCC 1693 harbors:
- a CDS encoding cyclase family protein, producing MDSHGLMQFAGAVASGAVRVVDLTFTLSPDFPVIVLPPEFGQAAPVRIQQISRYDASGPAWYWNNLTFGEHTGTHFDAPIHWFTGKDLPNNSVDTLPVRDMIAPACVIDCSAQAAKDADFFLTIPVIEAWEKSHGRIPERHWVLLRTDWSKKGWRDYANLKDDGAHTPGPDAAVMRWLVEERGIIGLGTETIGTDAGQAGHLDPPYPAHHFLHGGGRYGLQCLCNLDQLPPTGAVIVAAPLKIQNGSGSPLRVLALVPGQG from the coding sequence ATGGACAGCCATGGTCTCATGCAATTTGCCGGCGCGGTCGCGTCCGGCGCGGTGCGCGTCGTCGATCTGACGTTTACGCTCAGCCCGGACTTCCCCGTCATCGTTCTGCCGCCGGAATTCGGCCAAGCCGCGCCCGTGCGCATCCAGCAGATTTCGCGCTATGACGCGAGCGGTCCTGCCTGGTACTGGAACAACCTGACCTTCGGCGAGCACACCGGCACGCATTTCGACGCGCCGATCCACTGGTTCACCGGCAAGGACCTGCCGAACAATTCGGTCGATACGCTGCCGGTGCGCGACATGATCGCGCCGGCCTGTGTGATCGATTGCTCGGCGCAAGCCGCAAAGGATGCGGATTTCTTTTTGACGATACCGGTCATTGAGGCCTGGGAAAAAAGCCACGGGCGGATCCCGGAACGGCATTGGGTATTGCTGCGCACCGACTGGTCGAAGAAAGGCTGGCGCGACTACGCCAATTTGAAGGACGACGGCGCGCACACGCCCGGGCCGGATGCCGCCGTGATGCGCTGGCTCGTCGAGGAGCGCGGCATCATCGGCCTCGGCACCGAGACGATCGGGACGGATGCCGGCCAGGCCGGTCATCTCGACCCGCCCTATCCGGCGCACCATTTCCTGCACGGTGGCGGACGTTACGGCCTGCAATGCCTGTGCAATCTCGATCAGCTTCCGCCGACCGGCGCGGTGATCGTGGCTGCGCCGCTCAAGATCCAGAACGGCTCCGGCAGTCCGCTGCGCGTGCTTGCGCTGGTACCCGGGCAGGGTTGA